TCTTGCCTGATACTGCGATAGTAGCATTGGCCTTACCGATATTGAAGGTCTTGCTGTCAGTTGAAGCAAGGTAGTTAGCAGATTCTGCATAAGAGTAAGAAGCTGTAGCTGTACCTGAATTTACATTTTTAGCATATACTGCAGATGGAGTCAGCTCCAAGCCACCCGCACCTGTTACTCTTACTGTCGCTGGCGTAATAGCCGAACCTGTATAAGTAAAAGGTCCGCCAACGATAGTTACAACAGTAGTGGTAGGTGCTTTAGCGATAACAAGTGTACCTGTTCCGTTGGCAGCAGTATAGTTGCCATTGTTCAGGGCAGCCACTACAGCATAAGTACCAGCAGCAGTTGGAACAGTGGCAGAGCCTTCATAAGTAAAATTAACCGCTAAACCAGCTGGTGAGGTAATAACGGTGGCCCCTTGGGCAGATCCGTTGTACGTCTTAGCTAAATCAGCCACACTGATTGTAGCAGGTGCCGGATTGATAGTTACAGTAGCAGTTGCGCTGCTTCCAGTGTGGTTGGCGCCACCCGCGTATGTAGCCGTCACGCTGTAAGTGCCTGCATTGGTTGGGGCAGCAGCACTGGCTGGGTAAGTGGTTTCACCGGTTCCTACGTAGCTGTAGGTGATGCCAGCAGTAGTGCTCAAGCCTCCGACACCAGTTGCCGTAGCTGAAGCAGCGTGAGCGCTTCCATTATAAGTAGCCGAAATATCATCCATGCTCACAGCAGAAGGAGCCTTACTGATGCGTAAAGTACCGCTTACAGCAATGGCCGTGTAGTTGGCATTGTCAAGTGAAGCGCTGGCTTCGTATGAACCAAAGTCAGTACCGGAACCGGACACACTCACACCAGTTAAGCCTGCTGGAGTGGTAGTAGCCGTAGCTGACTTCAAGGTGCCATCGTAGGTGTGAGTCAGGTTGCCCAAAGCCAGCGTAGCAGGCGCCTTGCCAATAGCGAATGTCTTGCTGTCAGAAGAACCTATGTGGTTGTCATCACCAGCGAAAGTGTAGGAAGCCGTAGCCGTACCTGCATTCACATTGTTCGCATAAGCAGCGGCTGGAGCCAGATTCAAACCACCTGCACCCGTTACACTTACAGTGGCTGGCGTGATGGCCGAACCGGTGTAAGAGAATGCACCTTTAGCGATAGTTACTGTAGTCACAGAAGTTGCTTTGCCAATTACCAATGTGCCGGTGGCTGAACCTGAGTAGTTTGCATTGTTAATGGTACCCACAACTGTGTAAGAACCTGCTTCGGTTGGCTCAGTAGCAGAACCGCTGTACGTAAATTCTACTGTCAGGCCAGCTGGGTCTGTAGTAGCAGTAGTATGCATAGCAGATCCATTATATACTTGACCTGTCAAGCCAGCTAAAGTAACAGTGGCAGTGGCTTTATTTACGACTTGGCTAACAACGTTCGATGAACTCATCTCGAAACTGTCTGCACCTTGATAAACAGCAGTAACATAATGACCACTTATAGTTACAGCAAGGGTACTTGTTGTAAATGTTGCTCTTTGTGCACCACTTACAGAAGAAAGAGCTACAGTACCTATTATATCGCTGCCATTTTTGAACACTACGTTACCTGTAGGGGTGCTTGATCCACTGTTAGGAGCTACAGTTGCAGTAAAAGTTACAGCTTGAGCATAAACTGAAGGGTTTACAGAAGTAGAAAGAGTTGTTGTAGTCGCAATAATACTATTAAAAGTAATGGTAACATCATCAGTTGACGTACAAGCACCATTGGTGATAGTCCATCTTAAAACATAAGTTGAACCTGCAGTACCATTGAAGGTAGCTGCAGGATTTGAAGATGTTGAAGTAGCAGTTGTACCGAATGACCCGCCTGTACCACTTACTATACTCCATGCACCTGTCCCAACAGAAGGCGCATTTCCTGCTAAAGTGGTTGAAGTTCCAGTAATATTAAGATGATCAGGTCCTGCGTTAGCATCTTCTGGTTTAGCAGATATAGAAAAAGATGCAGTATTGAGTATTGTTCCTGAGTTAACTATAGGATCACTTGAAATAACTCTAATAATATATGCTGCTCCAGGTGTTGCATTAGCTGGAATTGTGGCTTCTATGTCATGAAAAACATTAGAAACATCTGATTCTAGCATACCAATATTTATAGGAGCTGTAAAACTGCCTGATGTATTACTTATTTGAGCAGTAAATATATTTCCCTTTTTGAAGGCGCCGCCAGCACCTGCAGAAATTGCTTCAAAGTTTACCTTGATATTTTGCCCTGCACAAAATGAGGTACCAGCAACTGTTACATTTCGTATTCCAGCATCTGTAAAATTTGTAACAGCCGTTAAACCTGAAGACTGGCCTGTAGCTGTCAATACAAAAGAAACTCCTAAATGCTTCTCATTGATCAAAAACTGGCTATACAGAATACTGCCATCAGCATTAGCAATGGTATTTCTCACATGATGGTCGCTGGTGCAAACCTGCGGAGTCTCATGAAAGTCAAAAGATACTGTTTCACCGGGTGTCCATCCGGTTCCGGTTACTATAACATATTGGCCGGGGGAATAATCGTCCTTATCCGTAGTTACCGTTTGCGCCTGCGCCCCGAAGGCCGTGAGCAGGAAGAACACCAGCACCAGCAGCCCCCGCTGGAAGTTTAGGTAATCCCGCACGTGTTGATTGTGTAAAGGTTTTACATTCATGTGTAATTTCGTGATAAAATTGTTGGAAGAGGTGAAAAATTGACACAGCAATAGCCTCACTAAACCACCGGCAGATGGCATGAAGCGAATTATTTTTTCCCTTGGGTCTTCCTGGAAGCCGTGGAGACTACTTTTGAAGATGTTTGAAAATGATTTTAATATAGGATTGAATTATCTGACTATCATGAAGGGACAACTACTTATCCTGCTTGAATAGTTTCAAATTTTCGTTAATATAATACTAAATATTTAAACTAAGGTTTCATTAACTTATATATTTAATTATTTAATTTATACTTTCCCTAATCTTCCAGTACCTTCTACCCAAGATTGTATTTAATCAGCTAAAACTATTGAGGCGTACTGTTCAGTAACTTTAAATCTGGAGCGATGGCGTATAAATGCTAAACAAGTATAAATTGATACCTTTGCTGGCGAAATAGCCACATTTTTTCTGGCATAATTTTTTCACTTAAACTGGTAAAACATAGATTCAATGTTATATACTATGAAAAGATATTTCTCCTGCCTCATATTCTTCCTCTTCGGCTTAAGCGTCTCTGCAGCTCATGCGCAGGTACAATTGCCACAGGCCAGCCCGGCTGCTATGATTAAGCAAACAATCGGTTTGACTGATGTTACAGTAAATTATCATGCGCCTAGTGTTAAAGGCCGTAAAGTTTTCGGAGGGTTGGTGCCGTACAAGCAGCTATGGCGTGCCGGAGCTAATGAGGCTACATTGATTACTTTTCAGGATGAGCTTTTCCTAAACCATGAGCGAGTACCCGCTGGAACCTACTCGCTATTTATACTTCCGCAAAGCGATTCTTTGTGGCATGTGGTGCTAAATAGGGACACGACACTTTGGGGACTTGAAGGATATAATGAACTGAATGACGTGGCTTATCTGGAGGTGAAACCTACAAAGGCACCTTTCACCGAAACACTGCTTTACTCCTTCTCAGACATCAGCACAAACAAGGCAAAGCTGAACCTGGCTTGGGAGAATACAAGGATTACTTTGAACATAGAAACAGAAATTGAGAAGAAAGCCCTGCAGAATATAAACAAAGCATTGGCCGCTGCTGCACCGGATGACTGGTACACCTGGGCCCAGTGTGCCGAATACATGCTATCGCGGAAAGAACACCACGAGAAGGCACTGGAGTGGATAAACAAGTCTATTGCCATCAAAGACAACTTCTATAACAACTGGATAAAGGCTAAGCTTTACGCCCACAACAACGAATTTAAGGTAGCTGCCACGCTTTCCGCGAAGGCCATACAACTAGGCAGTTCAGAGCCTGAGTCGTATCAAACCTATGCCAAACAAATTGAGACGGCGTACAAGGATTGGAAAAAGCGGAAATAAGAAATGAAGTATAAAATAAAAAGGGGAGCCACTAGAACTGGCTCCCCTTTTTATTTTAAGGTAAGGCTAAAATTTAGCCACGAAGCGCAGATTCAGCCTACGGCCAGTCAGGTAATTAGGCACAGCGTAGGTGACACCGTCCACATCCTGCACATAGGTATAGGAAACACGGTTTTGAGCGTCAATCAGGTTCAGCACCTCCAAACCAATCCATAGACTTTCCAACCCCAGCTTTTTGCGCTCTACCAAATCACTCTGCACAATTATCACTTTAGAAAAACCTATATCAACCCGCTTGTATGATTTTCCATCAAAAGCGTTGCGGTAGTCTGGCTGACTGGGAGGACCAAAAGGAAGACCGCTGCCGTACACCAGGTTCAGGTACATGCGCACAGTCGGGTTGTCGGGCAGGTGGTCCTGAAAGAAAACACCCAGGTTAAGGAGCTGATCAGTTGGGCGGCGGATATACCCCTGCTCCTGCCTTCCGATAGTCTCGCCTTGCGCATTGAAAACGGAGATGGAATCTCCTTCCACATTCTCCCGTGTTCTTAATACCCCCAAGCTAAGCCAGGACTCGGCACTTGGAATAAACTCCCCGTTTACGCGCACATCAAAACCTGCCGCATAGGCTTTGGCGTTGTTACGTGCATAATACCGCAAGCGCACATTATCCAGATCATACGGAATCACGTTTGTCATTGCTTTATAATAAGCTTCCGTCGTAAGTTTGAAATCACGTCCCCATGCCTTAAACAGGTAATCGCTGCCAACAATGGCGTGCAGGGAGCGTTGTGCCTTAATGTCTGAATTAAGCTCTCCGGCGAAATTGCGCAGCTCTCTGTAAAAGGGCGGCTGATAGTATACGCCCAAAGCAGCTTTGAAAGAAAGGTTAGGGTTGCGGCGGGTAATAAAGGAATATTGCACCCGTGGGGAGACGTTCAACTCACCATTGAAATCCCAGAAAGTTGCACGGATCCCGTAGGTAAAAGTCTTCAGCGAGTCCAGTTCTATCGTGTGCTGCAGGTAGCCGCTGTAGCGCATGGTGTTTAATTCAAGCTTTGAATCCAGAAAATAATCCTGCGTTACAAATTCTGCTGAATCTTGAAAGCCATACTCCTGCAGTTTGTCCTGAATGTTCTCTGAGCCTGCTTTAGCTCCGAACTGCAGATGACTACGCTGGCTAAGCAGTAGGCTATTACGTACTTCTGCTGTTACCATGCGCGCCAGCAAGGCATTTCTGGCGTAATTGTACTCGCTGCCAATACCCCGGTCCTGCAGGCATTCGCCGTAGTTATTGCCGGTGGTGCTCACGTCGCAAAGACGGTAGCCTGCCTCCACATCCCGAAACTCCCGCTCCCGCGACTGCACCCCGGAAACAATCACTTCTGCCAGGTAATTGGCAGAAAAACGATGCGCCAGGTTTAGTCCGGTCTGAAACGTGTTGTACGCCATCAACTCGCGGCCATCAAACCCGACAGTAAGCCTCAGGGCGGCCTGCCGCGTTCCAAAGGTAGTTTCCTGCGATTCCGGCTCCACTGTAAAGTCATTGCTGGCGTAGCTGCTGAGCACTCCCAAAGTTGTGTTTCCAGTGGCCTCGCCTTTGCTTAGATCAAAGCTGATATAGGCTTGCGCATCTGTGAAAGTCGGCTGGTAGTTTCCGTCTACCTGCAGCCCTTGTAAAATGTAGCGCCCGTTTTTATGCCGAACACCCAGCAGGTATGAAACTCTATTGTTTGTGGAAGCCTCCTCCAGGTGCACAGAGCCTCCTGTTAATCCACCCGTGACTGAGGCTGCAAACCTTTCGGGTTGCTTGTATTGGATGTTAAGAACAGAAGAAAGCTTATCGCCATACTTGGGCTGCCAGCCGCCAGAGGAGAACTCAATGTTTTCGACCAAGTCAGGATTTACGAACGACAGCCCCTCCTGCTGTGCCGCGGAGATAAGGAACGGACGGTAAATTTCGATGTTGTTGACGTAGACTAGGTTTTCGTTGTAGTTGCCCCCACGCACTGAGTAGGTGCTGGATAGCTCATTGTTGCTTACCACGCCGGGTAGCGTTACAAGAACTTTGTTGAAGTCGCCGTAAGCGGAAGGCAGGTTGCGGATGTCGCGCGGATCAAGTTTGGTAACACTTACCTGGTCACGGGTGTCGCCTTCGTTTTTGCCCCGCACATCAATGGTTTTTAGTTGCTGTGGGTCTGCCTCCAGCACGAGTTGCAGCGTCCGCGATTCTCCCGGTTGAAGGGTAACTGCCAACTGCAACTCTCTGTAGCCCAGGTAACGTACCACCAGCACCAGATCTGGCTGCGCCGGCACCTGAAGTGTAAATTCTCCTGCGGCGCTTGTTTGTGTTCCGACAGCAGTGCCTTTGATGGCAACTGTTGCCAGTTCCAGCGGCTCCCGCTGTTCGTTCAGCACTTTGCCACGCAGGGTTGCCTGTTGTGCTGAAACACCTAGCGGAAAGAGCAGAATAAAGCACACCGTCAGATACTTCAGCATCTTTCTAGTTTTTTAGCTGATGGACTTTAAATTGGAAATTGTCTGAACAGGGTCAGCGGCAGAGAACACAAAGCTTCCTGCAACAAGCACATCAGCCCCTTTTTCCAGGAGCAGGGGTGCATTCTTCTCATTTACCCCTCCGTCAATCTCTATCAGTGCCTTTGAACTCCGCTGTATGATCAGGTCTTTGAGCGCCTCGATCTTTCGATAGGTGTTTTCGATAAACTTCTGGCCCCCAAAGCCAGGGTTAACAGACATGATACAAACCATGTCCACATCAGCGATCACATCCTCCAGCAGCTTTACTGACGTATGAGGGTTAAGGGCAACACCTGCCTTGGCACCCGTTGCCTGAATCTGCTGCACTATGCGGTGCAGGTGCGTACAGGCCTCATAATGCACCGAAATCGTATCAGCACCAGCTGTCCTGAACTGTTCAATGTACTGCTCCGGTTCCACAATCATCAGGTGTACATCCATGGGTTTCTTCGCGTGCCGCTTAATAGCCTCCATCACCGGAAATCCAAATGAAATGTTTGGCACAAAGCGGCCATCCATAATATCGATGTGCAGCCAATCAGCCTGGCTTTTGTTCAGCATCTCTACCTCCGACTGCAGGTTAGCAAAGTCAGAAGCGAGTACAGAGGGTGCAATGATTGGTCTCATACTTGCAAAGGTAGTTTTTTTAACGAGTTTTCAGGAATGAAGCCTCGGGAATTATCAGATGCGGCTACAGGCAAAACTCCATAATGCTATATTCGCAGCAAGAAGCTTCCTTTACGTTCAGCCCATAAGCAGAAGCTTGCATATTTTGTGTAACAGGAAAAAGACAAGCTATACTTGCTGCTGGCGCTAGAGCTTCACAAACCGGAGGGTGGCCGCGCGACTTCCTGACCGTATGCGGCACAAGTATAAGCCTTTCTGCAATTGCTGCGGCAGTAAACTCAGCTGTTGTTCTGCCTTTGCGCGCTGAATGGACTGGCGGTAGATTAATTTGCCTGTGGCATCCAACACCTGCACCTCGACAGGCTGCTCGAGCCACTCCTGCCCCAATGCTATAATGATAGGATCTTTGCTTACCGGATTGGAGATATATACCCGCTCCTGCAGGCTCACGCCCGGAAGGGATGTGACGATGCGGCTATAGTTGGGAATGCCATAGCCGGTACTGTTATTAGGATTATCGTAGTTACTGCCCAGCTGGCGCAGCAACTGTATCATCTCCATGTTAGACTTCGAAAGGTTCGCTTGCCATAAGCTGGTGGTGAAGCCCGCCATAATGGGGCCAGCGAAGGATGTGCCATTGGCCTGCACCACGTTTCCGGCTGAATTAAGTATATAGGCATTCAAGCCGAGCGCTACCACATCTGGTTTTACCTGGCCATCTGCTGTGGGGCCGAAAGAGCTGAAAGGCGCACGTACACCCAAAGAATCTACTGCACCTACGGCAAGCACAGAGTCTGCATCGGCCGGGGCACTGATGTACTGCCAGGGTTTGTTTCCATCGTTTCCGGCACTTACCACCACCAGTATTCCCGTGGATGCTGCATAGTCGGCTGCTTTTGAGACCAAGGTGGTGTTGCCGTTCATATCCTGGTATGTATAACTCACCGAAGGTTCATCAAATGTAGTATAGCCCAGGGAAGAGTTTATAACATCGGCGCCCGCGCTGTCGGCATATTCAGCGGCCAGCAGCCAGTTTATTTCCTCAATGTTGTGCTCGGAAGCAGCATCCTCGGTGCGTAGCAGCAGGTAATTAGCACTATAAGCGGTACCAATATACTTGCCCGGAGCGAAGGCGGCCATCGTAGCTAATACGGAGGTGCCATGCGAGCTAGAAGAGTACACGTTCTCCTGCTTCCGCACAAAATCGAAAGTGCCCTTTAATTGATTATTTTGATAGAGGTGGGAAAAAGCAGGAATGGTGTTTACGCCGGGAAAGCCCGCATCAAACACGGCAATGGTCATTCCCTGACCAGCAAAGCCAGCAGCATGCAGTTCATCTGCACCCAGCATGTCCGCCTGGTGGAATGCAAGACCGTAGTCTTCGCTCTCAAATAATGGTGACGCCACAACAGCAGAAACAGCCTCCAGTTTTTGGCTTGCCACAAGGTTCTGCTTTCCCGTAGGTGAGGCTATTCTATTGAGGGTGCGGTTTCCCTTAACGAATGGCAGTGCTTGCAGCGCCGCCAGCTCTTCTTCGGAG
Above is a window of Pontibacter akesuensis DNA encoding:
- a CDS encoding DUF2911 domain-containing protein; the encoded protein is MKRYFSCLIFFLFGLSVSAAHAQVQLPQASPAAMIKQTIGLTDVTVNYHAPSVKGRKVFGGLVPYKQLWRAGANEATLITFQDELFLNHERVPAGTYSLFILPQSDSLWHVVLNRDTTLWGLEGYNELNDVAYLEVKPTKAPFTETLLYSFSDISTNKAKLNLAWENTRITLNIETEIEKKALQNINKALAAAAPDDWYTWAQCAEYMLSRKEHHEKALEWINKSIAIKDNFYNNWIKAKLYAHNNEFKVAATLSAKAIQLGSSEPESYQTYAKQIETAYKDWKKRK
- a CDS encoding TonB-dependent receptor, with the translated sequence MLKYLTVCFILLFPLGVSAQQATLRGKVLNEQREPLELATVAIKGTAVGTQTSAAGEFTLQVPAQPDLVLVVRYLGYRELQLAVTLQPGESRTLQLVLEADPQQLKTIDVRGKNEGDTRDQVSVTKLDPRDIRNLPSAYGDFNKVLVTLPGVVSNNELSSTYSVRGGNYNENLVYVNNIEIYRPFLISAAQQEGLSFVNPDLVENIEFSSGGWQPKYGDKLSSVLNIQYKQPERFAASVTGGLTGGSVHLEEASTNNRVSYLLGVRHKNGRYILQGLQVDGNYQPTFTDAQAYISFDLSKGEATGNTTLGVLSSYASNDFTVEPESQETTFGTRQAALRLTVGFDGRELMAYNTFQTGLNLAHRFSANYLAEVIVSGVQSREREFRDVEAGYRLCDVSTTGNNYGECLQDRGIGSEYNYARNALLARMVTAEVRNSLLLSQRSHLQFGAKAGSENIQDKLQEYGFQDSAEFVTQDYFLDSKLELNTMRYSGYLQHTIELDSLKTFTYGIRATFWDFNGELNVSPRVQYSFITRRNPNLSFKAALGVYYQPPFYRELRNFAGELNSDIKAQRSLHAIVGSDYLFKAWGRDFKLTTEAYYKAMTNVIPYDLDNVRLRYYARNNAKAYAAGFDVRVNGEFIPSAESWLSLGVLRTRENVEGDSISVFNAQGETIGRQEQGYIRRPTDQLLNLGVFFQDHLPDNPTVRMYLNLVYGSGLPFGPPSQPDYRNAFDGKSYKRVDIGFSKVIIVQSDLVERKKLGLESLWIGLEVLNLIDAQNRVSYTYVQDVDGVTYAVPNYLTGRRLNLRFVAKF
- the rpe gene encoding ribulose-phosphate 3-epimerase — encoded protein: MRPIIAPSVLASDFANLQSEVEMLNKSQADWLHIDIMDGRFVPNISFGFPVMEAIKRHAKKPMDVHLMIVEPEQYIEQFRTAGADTISVHYEACTHLHRIVQQIQATGAKAGVALNPHTSVKLLEDVIADVDMVCIMSVNPGFGGQKFIENTYRKIEALKDLIIQRSSKALIEIDGGVNEKNAPLLLEKGADVLVAGSFVFSAADPVQTISNLKSIS
- a CDS encoding S8 family serine peptidase produces the protein MRQLLFLFGLLLYMPGFGQQPTVEQKRLIYFTDKASSPYSLERPLEFLSPKSIERRQRQAIPLIPRDLPVNPAYVAGLKEAGVTVWYTSRWFNAAVVQCSEEELAALQALPFVKGNRTLNRIASPTGKQNLVASQKLEAVSAVVASPLFESEDYGLAFHQADMLGADELHAAGFAGQGMTIAVFDAGFPGVNTIPAFSHLYQNNQLKGTFDFVRKQENVYSSSSHGTSVLATMAAFAPGKYIGTAYSANYLLLRTEDAASEHNIEEINWLLAAEYADSAGADVINSSLGYTTFDEPSVSYTYQDMNGNTTLVSKAADYAASTGILVVVSAGNDGNKPWQYISAPADADSVLAVGAVDSLGVRAPFSSFGPTADGQVKPDVVALGLNAYILNSAGNVVQANGTSFAGPIMAGFTTSLWQANLSKSNMEMIQLLRQLGSNYDNPNNSTGYGIPNYSRIVTSLPGVSLQERVYISNPVSKDPIIIALGQEWLEQPVEVQVLDATGKLIYRQSIQRAKAEQQLSLLPQQLQKGLYLCRIRSGSRAATLRFVKL